Proteins from one Streptomyces sp. NBC_00390 genomic window:
- a CDS encoding NADPH-dependent 2,4-dienoyl-CoA reductase produces the protein MSDLGTPYPHLLSPLDLGFTTLPNRVLMGSMHIGLEEAERGFERMAAFYAERARGGVALIVTGGISPNDRGRPYEGGAKLTTEEEAAQHRVVTDAVHAEGGRIAMQILHFGRYAYHADLVAPSAIQAPISPFVPHALTDDEIEETIGDFVRAARLAKSAGYDGVEVMGSEGYFINEFIASATNHRTDRWGGSYENRIRLPLEIIRRIRAEVGEEFILIYRLSMLDLVPGGSSLDEVIILAKEIEAAGATIINTGIGWHEARIPTIATSVPRGAFSWVTKKLMGAVSVPLITSNRINTPEVAEQLLADGRADMVSLARPFLADPQFVAKAGAGRADTINTCIGCNQACLDHTFSGKLTSCLVNPRACHETELVLSPTRLRKRIAVVGAGPAGLACAVSAAERGHDVTLFDAADEIGGQLNIAKRIPGKEEFNETLRYFRTQLDLHGVQLRLGTRIEAGDLSAADYDEVVVATGVSPRTPEIEGVDHSSVLSYLDVLRDGAPVGERVAVIGAGGIGFDVAEFLTDAGEGASLDPETYFRQWGVDTEYAAPGGLTRPERSAPPRSVHLLQRKTSKVGAGLGKTTGWIHRTELKHRGVTMTAGATYERIDDEGLHVTVDGTTSVLPVDTVVLCTGQEPQRSLYEELSAAGRSVHLIGGADVAAELDAKRAIDQGTRLAAAL, from the coding sequence ATGAGCGACCTTGGTACGCCGTACCCGCATCTGCTGAGCCCGCTCGACCTCGGGTTCACGACCCTGCCCAACCGGGTCCTGATGGGGTCCATGCACATCGGCCTGGAAGAGGCCGAGCGCGGCTTCGAGCGCATGGCGGCGTTCTACGCCGAGCGCGCCCGCGGCGGCGTGGCCCTCATCGTCACCGGCGGCATCTCCCCGAACGACCGCGGCCGGCCCTACGAGGGCGGGGCCAAGCTCACCACCGAGGAAGAGGCCGCGCAGCACCGGGTCGTCACCGACGCCGTGCACGCCGAGGGCGGCCGGATCGCCATGCAGATCCTGCACTTCGGGCGGTACGCGTACCACGCCGACCTGGTCGCCCCGAGCGCGATCCAGGCCCCCATCAGCCCGTTCGTTCCGCACGCCCTGACCGACGACGAGATCGAGGAGACCATCGGCGACTTCGTCCGCGCGGCGCGCCTCGCCAAGTCCGCGGGCTACGACGGTGTCGAGGTGATGGGCTCGGAGGGCTACTTCATCAACGAGTTCATCGCGAGCGCCACCAACCACCGCACCGACCGCTGGGGCGGCTCGTACGAGAACCGCATCCGGCTTCCGCTGGAGATCATCCGCCGTATCCGGGCCGAGGTCGGCGAGGAGTTCATCCTCATCTACCGCCTCTCCATGCTGGACCTGGTACCCGGTGGCTCCTCGCTCGACGAGGTGATCATCCTCGCCAAGGAGATCGAGGCGGCCGGAGCGACGATCATCAACACCGGCATCGGCTGGCACGAGGCCCGTATCCCCACCATCGCCACCTCCGTGCCGCGCGGCGCCTTCAGCTGGGTGACCAAGAAGCTGATGGGCGCGGTGTCCGTCCCGCTGATCACCAGCAACCGCATCAACACCCCCGAGGTCGCCGAGCAGCTGCTCGCAGACGGACGCGCCGACATGGTGTCGCTGGCCCGGCCCTTCCTCGCCGACCCTCAGTTCGTCGCCAAGGCCGGGGCCGGCCGCGCCGACACCATCAACACCTGCATCGGCTGCAACCAGGCCTGCCTCGACCACACCTTCAGCGGCAAGCTGACCTCCTGCCTGGTCAACCCGCGTGCCTGCCACGAGACCGAACTCGTCCTCTCCCCGACCAGGCTCCGCAAGCGCATCGCCGTCGTCGGCGCCGGACCGGCCGGGCTCGCCTGCGCCGTCTCCGCGGCCGAGCGCGGCCACGACGTGACCCTGTTCGACGCCGCGGACGAGATCGGCGGACAGCTCAACATCGCCAAGCGGATCCCGGGCAAGGAGGAGTTCAACGAGACGCTGCGCTACTTCCGCACCCAGCTCGACCTGCACGGCGTCCAGCTGCGGCTCGGCACCCGGATCGAGGCCGGCGACCTGTCCGCGGCGGACTACGACGAGGTGGTCGTCGCCACCGGCGTCAGCCCCCGGACCCCCGAGATCGAGGGCGTCGACCACAGCAGCGTGCTCAGCTACCTCGATGTGCTGCGCGACGGGGCACCGGTCGGCGAGCGCGTCGCCGTCATCGGCGCGGGCGGCATCGGCTTCGACGTGGCCGAGTTCCTCACCGACGCGGGCGAGGGCGCGAGCCTGGACCCCGAGACGTACTTCCGCCAGTGGGGCGTCGACACCGAGTACGCCGCCCCCGGCGGACTGACCCGGCCGGAGCGCTCCGCCCCGCCGCGGTCCGTGCACCTGCTGCAGCGCAAGACCAGCAAGGTCGGCGCGGGCCTCGGCAAGACCACGGGCTGGATCCACCGCACCGAGCTCAAGCACCGCGGCGTCACCATGACCGCGGGAGCGACGTACGAGCGGATCGACGACGAGGGCCTGCACGTGACCGTCGACGGCACCACCTCCGTGCTCCCCGTCGACACGGTGGTCCTGTGCACCGGCCAGGAGCCGCAGCGCTCGCTGTACGAGGAGCTGTCCGCGGCCGGCCGCTCGGTGCACCTGATCGGCGGCGCCGACGTGGCTGCCGAGCTGGACGCCAAGCGGGCCATCGACCAGGGCACGCGGCTGGCCGCGGCACTGTGA
- a CDS encoding ATP-binding cassette domain-containing protein yields MSTDLAIETTGLVKVFGDNRAVDGVDLRVPAGTVYGLLGPNGAGKTTTVRMLATLLRPDGGEALVFGKDVQKDADAVRSRVSLTGQYASVDEDLTGTENLVLLGRLLGHAKAAARERAAQLLEAFGLREAADKQVKNYSGGMRRRIDIAASILNTPDLLFLDEPTTGLDPRSRNQVWDIVRAVVAQGTTVLLTTQYLDEADQLASRIAVIDHGRVIAEGTKGELKASVGSGAVHLRLRDAAQRPAAEQVLAAALGAEVLLDADPVALTARVNGHGTDRGAAEQAAHALAELARTGITVDNFALGQPSLDEVFLALTDKKGEAA; encoded by the coding sequence ATGAGTACAGATCTGGCAATCGAGACCACCGGCCTGGTGAAGGTCTTCGGTGACAACCGGGCTGTCGACGGCGTCGATCTGCGCGTACCCGCCGGCACGGTCTACGGCCTGCTCGGTCCGAACGGCGCGGGCAAGACGACCACCGTGCGGATGCTGGCGACGCTGCTGCGCCCGGACGGCGGCGAGGCCCTGGTCTTCGGCAAGGACGTGCAGAAGGATGCCGACGCGGTCCGCAGCCGGGTCAGCCTCACCGGCCAGTACGCCTCGGTCGACGAGGACCTCACCGGCACGGAGAACCTCGTGCTGCTGGGGCGGTTGCTCGGGCACGCCAAGGCGGCGGCGCGGGAGCGTGCCGCGCAGCTGCTGGAAGCGTTCGGGCTGCGGGAGGCGGCCGACAAGCAGGTGAAGAACTACTCGGGCGGTATGCGGCGCCGTATCGACATCGCCGCCTCCATCCTGAACACCCCGGATCTGCTGTTTCTGGACGAGCCCACCACCGGGCTCGATCCCCGCAGCCGCAACCAGGTCTGGGACATCGTGCGGGCGGTCGTCGCCCAGGGGACGACCGTGCTGCTGACGACGCAGTATCTGGACGAGGCCGACCAACTGGCCTCCCGAATCGCCGTGATCGACCACGGCAGGGTGATCGCCGAGGGCACCAAGGGCGAGCTGAAGGCGTCGGTCGGGTCCGGCGCCGTGCATCTGCGGCTGCGGGACGCCGCACAGCGGCCGGCCGCCGAGCAGGTGCTGGCGGCGGCACTCGGCGCGGAAGTGCTGCTGGACGCCGACCCGGTCGCGCTGACCGCCCGGGTGAACGGGCACGGCACCGACCGGGGCGCGGCGGAGCAGGCCGCGCACGCACTGGCCGAACTGGCCCGCACCGGAATCACCGTGGACAACTTCGCGCTGGGCCAGCCCAGCCTGGACGAGGTCTTCCTCGCCCTGACCGACAAGAAGGGGGAGGCGGCATGA
- a CDS encoding LLM class flavin-dependent oxidoreductase: MQFGIFTVGDVTTDPTTGRTPSEHERIKATVAIARKAEEVGLDVFATGEHHNPPFVPSSPTTLLGHIAARTDRIVLSTSTTLITTNDPVKIAEDYAYLQHLADGRVDLMMGRGNTGPVYPWFGQDIRQGIPLAIENYALLHRLWRQDVVDWEGRFRTPLQGFTSTPRPLDGVPPFVWHGSIRSPEIAEQAAYYGDGFFANNIFWPKEHFQKLIRLYRERYAHHGHGTPEQAIVGLGGQVFMRRNSQDAVREFRPYFDNAPVYGHGPSLEDFTEQTPLTVGSPQQVIDKTLTFRETFGDYQRQLFLMDHAGLPLKTVLEQLDLLGEEVVPVLRKEFANLRPAGVPQTAPLHPAVLAARAEETKES; the protein is encoded by the coding sequence ATGCAGTTCGGCATCTTCACGGTCGGCGACGTCACCACCGACCCGACCACCGGCCGTACGCCGAGCGAGCACGAGCGGATCAAGGCGACGGTCGCCATCGCACGCAAGGCGGAGGAGGTCGGCCTGGACGTCTTCGCGACGGGCGAGCACCACAACCCGCCGTTCGTACCCTCGTCGCCGACCACCCTTCTCGGGCACATCGCGGCCCGGACGGACCGCATCGTCCTGTCCACCTCCACCACGCTGATCACCACCAACGACCCGGTGAAGATCGCCGAGGACTACGCGTACCTCCAGCACCTGGCCGACGGCCGGGTCGATCTGATGATGGGCCGGGGCAACACCGGACCGGTCTATCCGTGGTTCGGCCAGGACATCCGCCAGGGCATCCCGCTCGCCATCGAGAACTACGCGCTGCTCCACAGGCTGTGGAGGCAGGACGTGGTCGACTGGGAAGGCCGGTTCCGCACGCCGCTGCAGGGCTTCACCTCCACGCCGCGCCCGCTGGACGGCGTCCCCCCGTTCGTCTGGCACGGCTCGATCCGCTCCCCGGAGATCGCCGAGCAGGCCGCGTACTACGGCGACGGCTTCTTCGCGAACAACATCTTCTGGCCCAAGGAGCACTTCCAGAAGCTGATCAGGCTCTACCGCGAGCGCTACGCCCACCACGGGCACGGCACGCCGGAGCAGGCGATCGTCGGCCTCGGCGGTCAGGTCTTCATGCGCCGGAACTCGCAGGACGCGGTACGGGAGTTCCGCCCCTACTTCGACAACGCCCCGGTCTACGGACACGGGCCGTCCCTGGAGGACTTCACCGAGCAGACGCCGCTGACCGTCGGCTCCCCGCAGCAGGTCATCGACAAGACGCTGACCTTCCGCGAGACCTTCGGTGACTACCAGCGCCAGTTGTTCCTGATGGACCACGCGGGGCTGCCGCTCAAGACGGTGCTGGAACAGCTCGACCTGCTGGGCGAAGAGGTCGTGCCCGTCCTGCGCAAGGAGTTCGCGAACCTGCGGCCGGCCGGGGTTCCGCAGACCGCGCCGCTGCACCCCGCCGTACTGGCCGCGAGGGCCGAAGAGACGAAGGAGTCGTAA
- a CDS encoding FMN reductase, which translates to MQHTTEPLNLVVVSAGLGVPSSTRLLGDRITESVRRELAGTDLAVQVRVVELRDLAVMIANNFVTGFPAPALAEAIEAVTGADGLIAVTPVFTASYSGLFKSFFDLIEPGALSGKPVLIAATGGTARHSLVLDHALRPLFAYLRAQIAPTAVYAASEDWGGTGDALTETLPDRITRAGRELALLMAARPADRARGTDTAALFA; encoded by the coding sequence ATGCAGCACACCACCGAACCGCTGAACCTGGTCGTGGTCTCCGCCGGGCTGGGCGTGCCCTCGTCGACCCGGCTGCTGGGCGACCGGATCACCGAGTCCGTACGGCGCGAGCTGGCCGGCACCGACCTGGCGGTCCAGGTACGCGTCGTCGAACTGCGCGATCTGGCCGTGATGATCGCCAACAACTTCGTCACCGGCTTCCCCGCGCCCGCCCTGGCCGAGGCGATCGAGGCGGTGACCGGCGCCGATGGGCTCATCGCGGTCACACCCGTCTTCACCGCCTCCTACAGCGGGCTGTTCAAGTCCTTCTTCGACCTGATCGAGCCCGGCGCGCTCAGCGGGAAGCCCGTGCTCATCGCCGCGACCGGCGGGACCGCCCGGCATTCGCTGGTCCTGGACCACGCGCTGCGTCCCCTCTTCGCGTATCTGCGGGCACAGATCGCCCCGACGGCCGTGTACGCGGCATCGGAGGACTGGGGCGGCACGGGCGACGCGCTGACCGAGACGCTTCCCGACCGGATCACGCGGGCGGGGCGCGAACTGGCCCTGCTGATGGCGGCGCGCCCGGCCGACCGGGCGCGCGGCACGGACACCGCTGCCTTGTTTGCGTAG
- a CDS encoding NADPH-dependent FMN reductase: MQDQDQELPPLRVAVIIGSTREGRAGEQIGHWFLERAERRADLETAVLDLVDFHFPARYPHRPTEQMRDFSAQVAHADAFVVVTPEYNRSFPASLKQAIDCAYDEWHTKPVAFVSYGHGSGGLYAVEQLRSVFTELHTVTLRNGVSVDLLEGRLEDRDGAAALMLDQLHWWGLALREARAARPYVS, encoded by the coding sequence GTGCAGGACCAGGACCAGGAGTTGCCGCCGCTGCGTGTCGCAGTGATCATCGGGAGCACGCGAGAGGGGCGGGCCGGAGAGCAGATCGGACACTGGTTCCTGGAGCGCGCCGAGCGCCGCGCCGACCTGGAGACCGCGGTGCTCGATCTCGTCGACTTCCACTTCCCGGCCCGCTACCCGCACCGCCCGACGGAGCAGATGCGGGACTTCAGCGCGCAGGTGGCCCACGCCGACGCGTTCGTCGTCGTGACGCCGGAGTACAACCGCTCGTTCCCCGCCTCTCTCAAACAGGCCATCGACTGTGCGTACGACGAGTGGCACACCAAGCCCGTCGCCTTCGTCAGCTACGGCCATGGGTCGGGCGGTCTGTACGCGGTCGAGCAGCTGCGCTCGGTGTTCACCGAGCTCCACACCGTGACCCTGCGCAACGGGGTCAGCGTGGATCTGCTCGAGGGCAGGCTCGAGGACCGGGACGGCGCGGCGGCGCTGATGCTCGACCAACTGCACTGGTGGGGGCTGGCCCTGCGCGAGGCCCGTGCCGCCCGGCCCTATGTCAGCTGA
- a CDS encoding universal stress protein: MAAAGRIVVGVDGSPPSVRALHWAVRQAGLTGDSVEAVISWEYPAAGWASMVPSIPADFDPEALSAKILDDTLTQELGAEAAAAVTQTVMIGNAAQALMDRAEGASLLVVGDRGYSGFKATLLGSVGLHVTQHAPCPVVVVRGRAAD; encoded by the coding sequence ATGGCAGCCGCAGGCAGGATCGTCGTCGGCGTGGACGGATCGCCGCCGTCCGTGCGGGCGCTGCACTGGGCCGTACGGCAGGCCGGACTGACCGGCGACTCCGTCGAAGCCGTCATCAGCTGGGAGTACCCGGCGGCGGGCTGGGCCTCGATGGTCCCCTCCATCCCGGCCGACTTCGACCCCGAAGCCCTGTCCGCCAAGATCCTCGACGACACCCTGACCCAGGAGCTCGGCGCCGAGGCGGCCGCCGCCGTCACCCAGACGGTCATGATCGGCAATGCGGCGCAGGCCCTGATGGACCGGGCGGAAGGGGCGTCGCTGCTGGTCGTGGGCGACCGCGGCTACAGCGGCTTCAAGGCGACGCTGCTCGGGTCCGTCGGGCTCCACGTCACCCAGCACGCGCCGTGCCCGGTCGTCGTGGTGCGGGGCAGGGCCGCGGACTGA
- a CDS encoding PadR family transcriptional regulator, with protein sequence MSLPHAILTALLEKPSSGLELTRRFDRSIGYFWSATHQQIYRELGKLEQAGHIRALPSAQPTRGQKKEYEVLPAGRAELAAWVGRPEDPKPGRDPLLLRLRAAAVAGGVGLEEELVRHLELHSAQLAEYEAIEKRDFPPERRVTRQDRLRHVVLRGGIELETFWTKWLTDTLKELSVSPDRPHRDAAPDAP encoded by the coding sequence ATGTCCCTCCCGCACGCGATCCTCACGGCCCTGCTCGAAAAGCCCTCGTCGGGCCTGGAGCTGACCCGCCGTTTCGACAGGTCGATCGGCTACTTCTGGTCGGCCACCCATCAGCAGATCTACCGGGAGCTGGGCAAACTCGAGCAGGCAGGGCACATCCGTGCCCTGCCCTCCGCTCAGCCGACCCGCGGGCAGAAGAAGGAGTACGAGGTGCTGCCCGCGGGCCGCGCGGAGCTGGCCGCGTGGGTGGGGCGGCCGGAGGACCCGAAGCCGGGCCGCGATCCGCTGCTGCTGCGTCTGCGCGCGGCGGCGGTGGCGGGCGGCGTGGGTCTGGAGGAGGAACTCGTACGCCATCTGGAGCTGCACAGCGCCCAGTTGGCCGAGTACGAGGCGATCGAGAAGCGCGACTTCCCGCCCGAGCGCCGGGTGACCAGACAGGACCGGCTGCGGCATGTGGTGCTGCGGGGCGGGATCGAACTGGAGACGTTCTGGACGAAGTGGCTGACGGACACGCTGAAGGAGCTGTCCGTGTCCCCGGACAGGCCCCACCGGGATGCGGCACCTGACGCCCCGTGA
- a CDS encoding ATP-binding protein, with amino-acid sequence MSRALIGRDHPAGVLRAEIGRATDSHGGLVLVTGEAGIGKTTLVTDAADDARQRGALVLGGTCWDSESAPGYWPWVQVVRGLRRGAGAEAWAEAERAAAGRLAVLLGEAPGEVESGGEAFPVYDAVTTALVTVSQQRPLVVVLDDLHWADPASLRLLEFAAQHAWFERLLLIGTYRDAEVESADHPLQGLILPLAARATTTVTLTGLERDEVGALIELTAGAAPEPDLVDEVHRRTGGNPFFVEQTARIWRSGSPVTTVAPGVREAVRRRLAMLPEAVNELLVTAAVLGREFHRQVLATVAGAPVPHADRLLERAVAARLVAGRSGGRFAFAHDLVRETLYEVLEEQEARSRHAGVVQALDSSPAVREKVLPADLARHAHLAGEELARDRRVDLLLAAARDASGRLATEEAVGHYRRALEVAAPDARRAALVALDLGGELRHGGEDGESRRAFEQAADLAEELGAPELLARVAITLHQHQDVQDRRHRPRELLHTAYLALIGGGPADLEGVSADRIAQDLAVRCTALARDAEDDEALSFALWARHDSIWGLGTSAERLALTDEMAEVARRTGNRDMELLATAMRWVSLLELGDPLYLNQLRTFVALAERSALRRFELGRSVDQSLIAALGGRFEEAGRLLADVQEYSHAHPAFTFMIAHMDWALKLLRGRIGEAAAVVDGLEEMGHPYPRLLEGITAAEQGDAARALRLVEDLEAAAEPFPKYFVPLWMRLRAQAAAALRDEGRIDAARAELSPYAGQWVVSLFGCDISGPVDLWLGLLDAAQGRTGDAVAALTAAYQSADRLRARPWSVRARAALIGVLGPDADAELVARTAKEAQELGLTHLLPDAGAGEPAPAAAKESPTRAEFRRNGAVWALAFGGRAVHMPDAKGLRDLHTLLAHPGDDLPAVVLLDPEGGEAAVAARRFGGDPVLDEEAKSRYRRRLAQLDDEIDRAGARGDDDRAAAYDRERSALLEELRTAAGLGGRTRRLGDEAERARKTVTARIRDTLRKLDALHPELAAHLREVVGERAPRSLGAPVTKSRPSWPSRKAGRPCSHLRL; translated from the coding sequence ATGAGCCGTGCACTCATCGGGCGTGATCACCCCGCAGGCGTCCTCCGGGCGGAGATCGGCCGGGCGACGGACAGCCACGGGGGCCTGGTGCTGGTCACCGGCGAAGCCGGCATCGGCAAGACGACCCTCGTCACCGACGCGGCCGACGACGCACGGCAGCGGGGTGCGCTGGTGCTCGGCGGGACCTGCTGGGACTCCGAGAGCGCGCCCGGGTACTGGCCGTGGGTGCAGGTGGTGCGCGGACTGCGGCGCGGGGCGGGCGCCGAGGCATGGGCCGAGGCCGAGCGGGCGGCGGCCGGGCGGCTCGCGGTGCTGCTCGGGGAGGCCCCCGGCGAGGTGGAGAGCGGCGGCGAGGCCTTCCCGGTGTACGACGCGGTGACGACCGCGCTGGTCACCGTCTCGCAGCAGCGGCCGCTGGTGGTGGTGCTGGACGACCTGCACTGGGCGGACCCGGCCTCGCTCCGGCTCCTCGAATTCGCCGCGCAGCACGCCTGGTTCGAGCGGCTGCTGCTCATCGGTACCTACCGGGACGCGGAGGTGGAGTCGGCCGACCACCCGCTGCAGGGGCTGATCCTGCCGCTCGCCGCACGGGCCACGACGACCGTGACGCTGACGGGGCTCGAGCGCGACGAGGTCGGGGCCCTGATCGAGCTGACGGCCGGGGCCGCACCGGAGCCGGACCTCGTCGACGAGGTGCACCGCCGCACCGGCGGCAATCCCTTCTTCGTCGAGCAGACCGCCCGGATCTGGCGCAGCGGCAGTCCTGTCACCACGGTCGCGCCGGGCGTGCGCGAGGCGGTGCGGCGGCGGCTCGCGATGCTGCCCGAGGCGGTGAACGAGCTGCTGGTGACAGCCGCCGTGCTGGGCCGGGAGTTCCACCGGCAGGTGCTCGCGACGGTGGCCGGCGCGCCCGTGCCCCATGCGGACCGGCTGCTGGAACGGGCGGTCGCGGCCCGCCTGGTGGCCGGGCGCTCCGGGGGCCGGTTCGCCTTCGCCCACGATCTCGTACGGGAAACGCTCTACGAAGTGCTGGAGGAGCAGGAGGCACGCAGCCGGCACGCGGGCGTCGTACAGGCCCTGGACAGCTCGCCCGCCGTGCGGGAGAAGGTCCTTCCCGCCGATCTCGCCCGGCACGCGCACCTGGCGGGCGAGGAGCTGGCTCGCGACCGCCGAGTGGATCTGCTGCTCGCCGCGGCCCGCGACGCCTCGGGCAGGCTGGCCACCGAGGAGGCGGTCGGCCACTACCGGCGCGCCCTGGAGGTCGCGGCACCCGATGCGCGCCGTGCCGCGCTTGTCGCCCTCGACCTGGGCGGCGAACTGCGTCACGGCGGCGAGGACGGCGAGAGCCGCCGCGCCTTCGAACAGGCGGCGGACCTGGCCGAGGAGCTGGGCGCTCCCGAGCTGCTGGCCCGTGTGGCGATCACCCTGCACCAGCACCAGGACGTACAGGACCGGCGGCACCGGCCCCGGGAGCTGCTGCACACGGCGTATCTGGCGCTCATCGGCGGCGGCCCGGCCGATCTGGAAGGGGTGTCGGCCGACCGGATCGCCCAGGATCTGGCGGTGCGCTGCACGGCGCTGGCGCGCGACGCGGAGGACGACGAGGCGCTGTCCTTCGCGCTGTGGGCGCGGCACGACTCCATCTGGGGCCTCGGCACCTCGGCGGAGCGGCTCGCGCTCACCGACGAGATGGCCGAGGTGGCCCGCCGCACGGGCAACCGGGACATGGAGCTGCTCGCCACAGCGATGCGCTGGGTGTCCCTGCTGGAGCTCGGCGACCCGCTCTATCTGAACCAGCTGCGCACCTTCGTGGCGCTGGCCGAGCGGTCGGCCCTGCGCCGGTTCGAACTGGGCAGGAGCGTCGACCAGTCCCTGATCGCGGCGCTGGGCGGCCGCTTCGAGGAGGCCGGCCGGCTCCTGGCCGACGTCCAGGAGTACAGCCACGCGCATCCCGCGTTCACCTTCATGATCGCGCACATGGACTGGGCACTGAAGCTGCTCAGGGGCCGGATCGGCGAGGCGGCCGCGGTGGTCGACGGGCTCGAGGAGATGGGCCATCCCTATCCGCGGCTGCTGGAAGGGATCACGGCGGCCGAGCAGGGCGACGCGGCACGGGCACTGCGGCTGGTCGAGGACCTCGAGGCCGCGGCCGAGCCGTTCCCCAAGTACTTCGTCCCGCTGTGGATGCGACTGCGGGCGCAGGCCGCGGCGGCACTGCGCGACGAGGGCCGCATCGATGCGGCCCGCGCGGAGCTCTCGCCGTACGCGGGGCAGTGGGTCGTCTCGCTGTTCGGGTGCGACATCAGTGGTCCCGTCGACCTGTGGCTGGGTCTGCTGGACGCGGCCCAGGGACGTACCGGGGACGCGGTCGCGGCGCTGACGGCGGCGTACCAATCGGCCGACCGGCTGCGGGCGCGGCCCTGGTCGGTCCGCGCCAGGGCCGCGCTGATCGGGGTACTGGGGCCGGACGCGGACGCGGAGCTGGTGGCGCGGACGGCGAAGGAGGCGCAGGAGCTCGGCCTGACGCATCTGCTGCCGGACGCCGGAGCCGGCGAGCCCGCACCCGCCGCAGCCAAGGAGAGCCCCACCCGGGCGGAGTTCCGGCGCAACGGCGCCGTGTGGGCTCTCGCCTTCGGCGGCCGGGCCGTGCACATGCCGGACGCCAAGGGGCTGCGGGATCTGCACACGCTGCTCGCCCACCCCGGCGACGATCTGCCCGCCGTCGTGCTGCTCGACCCCGAGGGCGGTGAGGCCGCGGTCGCCGCGCGCCGGTTCGGCGGCGACCCCGTCCTCGACGAGGAGGCCAAGAGCCGCTACCGCCGGCGGCTGGCGCAGCTGGACGACGAGATAGACCGGGCGGGCGCCCGGGGCGACGACGACCGGGCCGCCGCGTACGACCGCGAACGGAGCGCACTGCTGGAGGAGTTGCGTACGGCCGCGGGACTCGGCGGCCGCACGCGACGCCTGGGCGACGAGGCGGAGCGGGCCCGTAAGACGGTCACCGCCCGCATCCGCGACACCCTGCGCAAACTGGACGCCCTCCACCCCGAACTGGCCGCGCATCTGCGGGAGGTAGTCGGCGAACGGGCGCCCCGGTCCCTCGGGGCGCCCGTCACGAAGAGCCGGCCGTCCTGGCCGTCGCGAAAAGCCGGCCGTCCTTGCTCTCACTTGCGGTTGTAG
- a CDS encoding ABC transporter permease: MSTATTTKDLSELELEAPRAEELAALLVGGERPPRPSALSASLTFGWRAMLKIKHVPEQLFDVTAFPIMMVLMYTYLFGGALAGSVDAYIQFLLPGILVMSVVMITMYTGVAVNTDITKGVFDRFRTLPIWRPAPMVGYLLGDVVRYFIASVVMLTVGVVIGYRPDGGLVGIALGVVLLMLFSFSFSWIWTMFGLLLRTEKSVMGVSMMVIFPLTFLSNVFVDPKTMPGWLQAFVNNSPVTHLSTAVRDLMAGDWPAADIAWTLGWSAVLVVVFGSVTMRLYNRK, translated from the coding sequence ATGAGCACCGCGACCACCACCAAGGACCTGAGCGAACTCGAACTCGAGGCCCCGAGGGCCGAGGAGCTGGCCGCACTGCTGGTCGGCGGGGAGCGACCACCGAGGCCGAGCGCGCTGTCGGCGTCGCTGACGTTCGGATGGCGGGCCATGCTCAAGATCAAGCATGTGCCGGAGCAGCTCTTCGACGTGACCGCGTTCCCGATCATGATGGTGCTGATGTACACGTACCTCTTCGGAGGGGCGCTGGCCGGCTCGGTCGACGCGTACATCCAGTTCCTGCTGCCGGGCATCCTGGTGATGAGCGTCGTGATGATCACGATGTACACGGGCGTCGCGGTCAACACCGACATCACGAAGGGCGTGTTCGACCGCTTCCGCACGCTGCCGATCTGGCGGCCCGCGCCGATGGTCGGCTATCTCCTCGGCGACGTCGTGCGCTACTTCATCGCCTCCGTCGTGATGCTGACGGTCGGTGTGGTCATCGGCTACCGCCCGGACGGCGGCCTGGTGGGCATCGCGCTCGGGGTGGTGCTGCTGATGCTCTTCTCGTTCTCCTTCTCCTGGATCTGGACGATGTTCGGCCTGCTGCTGCGCACCGAGAAGTCGGTGATGGGCGTCAGCATGATGGTGATCTTCCCGCTGACCTTCCTGAGCAATGTCTTCGTCGACCCGAAGACGATGCCGGGCTGGCTGCAGGCCTTCGTCAACAACAGCCCGGTGACCCATCTGTCCACGGCGGTCCGCGACTTGATGGCGGGCGACTGGCCGGCGGCGGACATCGCCTGGACGCTGGGCTGGTCGGCGGTGCTGGTGGTGGTCTTCGGCTCGGTGACGATGCGGCTCTACAACCGCAAGTGA